TCCAAGCCGTTGAGAACTCTTTCGTTCAGGATTGTGCTGTCTCCGGCGATCAAGGCATAACTGGCGTAACGCAAGAAATAATCCATATCGCGAAGACAGGCCGCAAGTCGCCTCGTGGTGTAGGCGTTGCCACCGGGAAGAAGCAATTCCGGATCCCCTTGAAACAGGCGCTGACTGGCTTCACGAACGAGATCGGCCGCTTCACGGTTGATCAACTCAACAGCCTTCAGCCTGATGGTGGATTCAGCCAGATAGTCCTCGATCCGGTCGATAGCAGAACGATCGAGGTAGCGGCCGAGCTGGTCGTACCGACCGATCAATCCGGTGATGGCATCGCGCATGCAGAACCCTGGCCACGTTGGCCGGAAGCTAACACCAGCCTCGTGCGTAAACGCTTCCAGCGCGTGGGATCCCGGGAACTTGACAGAAACGGTTACCAAGCTGGGAATCCGACCGGCCGAATTCCCATGACAGAAAAACTGTACTGATTGATACAAAACCTGGGCACAGCGATCCCTACGTTCGATGCGCTATTCCATAAATCACTGACGCCAATGGCTACCACTGCCCAGGACGTGCTCCGTCAGATCAAGGACGAAGGCATTGAGCTGATTGATCTCAAGTTCACCGACCTCCACGGCAAGTGGCAGCACCTCACCATCTGTTCTGATCTGCTGGAAGCAGAGTCATTCAATGAAGGACTTGCCTTTGATGGATCCTCCATCCGCGGATGGAAGAGCATCGATGCGTCGGATATGGCCATGGTTCCTGATCCGTCAACGGCCTGGATTGATCCGTTTTACAGCCACAAAACATTGAGCATGATCTGCTCGATTCAGGACCCGAGGACGGGCGATCCGTACGACCGCTGTCCCCGAGCACTGGCCCAAAGAGCATTGGCTTACTTGTCCAGCAGCGGCCTTGCTGATACGGCCTTTTTCGGGCCGGAACCGGAATTCTTCCTC
The sequence above is a segment of the Synechococcus sp. PROS-7-1 genome. Coding sequences within it:
- a CDS encoding allophycocyanin subunit beta, translating into MRDAITGLIGRYDQLGRYLDRSAIDRIEDYLAESTIRLKAVELINREAADLVREASQRLFQGDPELLLPGGNAYTTRRLAACLRDMDYFLRYASYALIAGDSTILNERVLNGLDDTYKSLGVPTGPTVRSMVLLADVLCERLVSEGVPTNSLGLVRAPFEHMAAGLAASDVRQR